Genomic window (uncultured Hyphomonas sp.):
CGGGCGTTTCGGCTTCAGTTTCTGCGGGCGTTTCAGCGGCAGGTTCTTCTGCGGGTGCTTCGGCGACCGGCGCAGCCTCCGGCGTCTTGCCGTCCATCAGGTCACGGATCCAGGCGCAGGCTGCGCCGGCGGTGGAGACCTCGATGTCCGGCACGCTCTTGTCGAGGCGGCGGGCGAGCAGGCGCGCCTGGTGCGCGGTCAGCGATTTCAGCTGAGCCTCGAAAATGTCCTTGCCGACGGCGTCGCGCAGGGCGCGCATGACCTCAACCGTCTGCCCGGCGGAGATCATCAGCTTCTTGGTCAGCAGGCCGGCCGCGGCGGCGTATTCCTTCTCGCCGAGCGCGCTGAACGCCATGGAGAGGAGGGATTTCAGCGCCTCGGCGCCGGCCTTGTGTGCGTCGCCGCTCATGCCAGGGCCGCTTTCACTTCGGCCAGCAGATCCTTGATCACGGGCAAGGCGCCATCGGCCCATTTTGCCTCGATCGTCGGCTCGGGGCCGAGCTCGATCGGGTTGGTGGCGAAGCCCGATTTCATCGGGATGATGGTCTTGAACATGTCGAACTCGGCTTCCTGTGCCGCGGCCGCTTCGCGCATCGCGTTGAGGACGACCTGTTGGTGGGACGAGTTATCATAACGGGTCGCCAGCACCATGGGGAGTCTCTTCACATCGCGGTCGCGCAGGCCTTCCATCACATCGCCGGTGAACAGGTCGAGGCCGAGCGTGGACATGAAGTCCGGAATGGTGGGCACGATCACGAGATGGCTGGCGGCCAGCACGGATTCGGTCATGGTGGAGATGCCGGGCGGGCAGTCGCACAGGATGACGTCATACTTCGCTTTGAGCAGGTTGAAGTCGTCGCGCAGGCGCCGGCCGACCTGGTTCTCCAGGGCCTGCATGGAATAGCCCTGCTCGGTGAGATGGTAGATCAGTTCTTTCTCGGTCTTGCGCAGGCGCGGGCTGGAGGGGATCAGGTCCAGCGGCAGCGGCTTGCCGCCCGAGGTCACGTCCGAGGCGTCGGTGACGATGAATTCCGACAGGCGCTTCTGCTCGTTCGCCTCGAAATTCTCCAGCAGCCAGTCGGAGATGGTGGCGTAGTCATTGATCGCCTGGAAGAGGTGTTCGTCGCCCTCATGTCCGAAGACGAGCAGGGAGGCGTTGGCCTGCGTATCGAGGTCCACGACCAGCACGCGGCGGCCCTCTGCGGCAAAGGCTTCGGCCAGGCTGACCGTCGTGGTCGTCTTGCCGACGCCGCCCTTGGAATTGGCAATAGAAATGACGCGCGCTGACATGGCTGCAGCTCCTCAACCCCTTGAACCGGAACCTTGGAATCAAAGCAGATTTGCGCGGCGGTGGCTACGCCCGAACGCTGCTGTTCTGTGGGACAATTCAGCGCCTCTCCGACAGGGTTTATCAGAAAATCCGTTGTAAAGATTGGAATATTTGAAATCCAATCCTCCGGAGGCGCCTGCATCTTAACTTACAGTCATCAGATGACGGAGGCGATTGCGGCGGCATGGCGTGGAACTGGAGATCCGGAAAAAACAGGCATGAGTCGAAATCGGCTCCACCGCTGGTAGCCCTGACGGGGCCGGGCGGCCCGAACTGGGGCGCGCGGGACGGCGCAGCCCTGACGCGGGACGGATATCTGCGCAACGCCGTCGCTTATCGCTGCATCCGCATGGTGGCCGAAGCGGCCGCCTCCGTGCCGCTGGTGACGGCGCACGAAGCCGCCGCCCGCCTGATCCGCAAACCGGCGCCGGACGTGGCTGGCCCGGCCTTTCTGGAAGGCGTCTACACACAGCTACAGCTGCACGGGAATGCCTTCATCGAGGCCGTGACCCTGCCGGGCGGACCAGACGATGAGGGGCCGGGCATCGATGCGCTCTACGCCCTGCAGCCGGGCCGCGTGCGCCCCATCACGGACGGACGCGGCTGGGCCGAGCGCTGGGCAGTGCGGGAACGGCGCGGAGAAAGAATGCTGCCGCGCGAGGCGGTGCTGCACCTGAAACTCTTCCACCCTCAGGACGACATTCTCGGCCTGCCGGCGCTGGCCCCGGCGCGCCGCGCGCTGGACCTGCACAATGCCTCCGCCGACTGGGCCAAATCCCTGATCGACAATTCCGCCAAGCCCTCCGGCGCGCTGATCTATGGCGGCCATGGCCGGATGCCGCCCGACCAGTTCGACCGGCTGAAGCAGGACCTCGACGCGCTCTATTCCGGCGCGGCGAATGCCGGGCGGCCGCTGCTGCTGGAAGGCGGGCTCGACTGGCGGCCGATGTCGCTGTCGCCTGCGGACATGGATTTTCTGGAGGCGCGCAACAGCGCCGCGCGGGAGATCGCGCTGGCGCTGGGCGTGCCACCGCAACTGCTGGGCATCCCGGGGGATAATACGTATACGAACTACAAGGAAGCGAACCTCGCCTTCTGGCGCATGACCGTGCTGCCGCTGGCCGAGAAGATGGCGGCGTCCTTGTCGGTCTGGCTGGACGAGCCGCTGGGCGGGGACGTGGAAGTTCGCTGCGATCTCGACCGCGTGCCGGCGCTCTCTGCCGAACGGGAGGCGCTGTGGGCGCGGCTGGAGGCGGCTTCCTTCGCGACGCCGGACGAGAAACGCAAACTGGCGGGGCTCGGCTGATGGAGATCGAAAAGAAAGTCACCCTCGGCCTGATCGTTGCCATCCTGGTCCAGACCGGCGGCGCGCTGGTCTGGGCAGGCTCTGCCGCCGAACGCATCCGCGCCGTGGAGACGGAACTGGATGACCGCAAGATGGTCTCCGAACGCCTGGTGCGCGTTGAAGCGCAGCTGGAATCCGTCAGCGGACAGCTGAACCGGATCGAGCGCCGCATGGAGGCGCGCGATGAGTGAGTTGTTGATCGAAGGCTATGCCGCCCTGTTCGGGATACCGGACCAGTCGGGAGACGTGGTGCGCGCGGGGGCGTTCGCGCACACGCTCCGGTCCGGGGCCGCCCTGCCGATGTTGTTGCAGCATCGGCAGGGCGCGCTGGCCGGGCGCTGGACGCGGGTCATTGAAGACGGGCGGGGCCTGTTGATGCGTGGGCTGATCGAAAAGCCGGGCGTGCAGCAACTGGTGCGCGGCGGCCTCAGCGGCCTGTCCATCGGCTTCCGTCCGCGCCTGTGGAAGCCGCTGCCCGGCGGCGGACGGGAACTGATCGAGGTGGACCTCGTGGAAGTGTCGCTGGTGCAGGCGCCGATGCAGGCGCGGGCACGATTCACGGTGATGGAAACAGTCGCGGCACATGCCGCGTGAGGATTGGTGAAGGAGACAGAATGACCAAGGAAACCAAGATGGCAGGCGGCAACAAGGCGGCGGAAGCTGACCTGATAGCGGCGTTCGAAGCCTTTCGCGAGGCGAATGATGCGCGGCTGGCCGAGATTGAATCGAAAGGCGTAAGCGATCCGCTGACGGATGAGCGGCTCGCCCGGATCGACCGGCGGCTGGAGGCGCTGAGCCTCAAGATGGCGCGGCCGGAGGCGGGCGCGGCCCCTGCGGCAGAGCCAGACGCCCGCACCGAAGCCTGGGGGCGCTACCTGCGCCAGGGCGATGACAGCGGTCTCGCCAAGCTGGACGTGAAGGCGCTGAACACCGGCACCGACGCGCAGGGCGGCTATGTCGCCCCGCCCGAACTGGACCGCCTGATCGAAGCGCGTCTTCTGGCGGCGAGCCCGATGCGCCAGATCGCGACCGTGCGCCAAACCTCTGCCGGGACGTATCGCAAGCCGGTCAGCCTCGGCGCGGCGGCGAGCTGGGTGGCTGAGGAAGGCGCGCGGACGGAGACGACGCATTCCGGCCTTGCCTTGCTGGAATTCCCGGCGGGCGAACTCTACGCCATGCCCGCCGCGACGCAGGCCTTGCTGGAGGATTCCTATGCCGACATTGACGCCTGGCTCGCCGATGAGGTGGAGAACGCCTTTGCCGCGCAGGAGTCCGCGGCCTTCGTCACCGGCAATGGCGCGAACAAGCCGAAGGGCTTTCTCGATTATGAGATTGTCGCCGAGGCGAGCCATGTCTGGGGCAAGGTCGGGTCGGTCGCCGGGGACTTTGGCGCCGCCAACGCCGCCGACCAGCTGATCGACCTGATCTACACGCCGAAAAGCCAGTTCCGCGCCAATGGCCGCTTCGTGATGAACCGGCGCACGGTGGCCGCCGTCCGCAAGCTGAAGGATGGCGACGGGCGATACCTGTGGCAGCCGGGCACGGGCGGCGATCCGGCCACGATCCTCGGCTATCCGGTGACGGAAGTCGAAGACATGCCGGACATCGGCAGCGGCAATGCGGCCATCGCCTTTGGGGATTTCCGCCGCTTCTACCTGATCGCCGACCGGCAGGGCGCGCGCGTGCTGCGCGATCCGTTCAGCGCCAAGCCTTACGTCCTGTTCTACACGACCAAGCGCGTGGGCGGCGGCGTGCAGAACTTCGACGCCGCGAAGGTGATGGTGTTCTGATTTTTGTTTTGCTCGGGCGCGGCTCCTCGCTGCGCTCGGGCGCCCTGTGCCTTGCTTGTGCGGGCACGCCCTCATTCACATTGGAAAGGAACCAAACATGTTTGAATCTGTCATCGTCTCCATCATCCGCCAGGCCGCGCTGCTGACCAAGGCGCAGCAGGACGAGTTCACCACGAAAGTGGCCGAAGCCGTCGCCACCCTGATCAATTCGACCGAGACCGAAATCGACGACGAACTGATCCGCAGCGTCGGCCTGCCGATCGGCTCGGCGGTCGTCGAGAAACTGGGAACGCTGGTCTAGCGGCTTCCGCATCGCCGCTTCGCCTTTCGGGGCGGAGTGGCTGCCGGAGCAAGACCACAAGCAACGCGCAGGCGCAGGCGCGCCGTCGTCAGGCGGCAACAGCGCTGAGCAAGGAAAAGAAAATGAGCAATCTGACGGTGATCACACCGCCAGCGGAGGCGGCTTTGTCTCTGGCTGCGGCGAAAGACTATCTCCGCATCGGGCATGACGGGGAGGATGGGCTGGTCGCGGCGCTGATCCCGGCGGCAGAGGCGCGGCTGGAAACGGCGGGCGGCCTGGCGCTGGTGACGCGGACGGTGAAGCGCAGCTGGGCATGCTGGCCAGCGGGGATGCGCCGCGGCGGTCTGCGCCTGTTGCCCGCACCGGCAAGCGCGCTGGTGGCCGTAGAGATCGTGGACGCCGAGGGCACCGCGGAGACGGTCACCACGCGCTTCCAGCTGGAGGGCGGGCGGCTGATGCTGAAGCCCTTCGCGGCCTTGCCGGGCATACCGCTCGGCGGGCGCGTGGCGGTGACGTTCGTGGCGGGCTATGGCGCGGCGGCGGATATGCCGGAGGATCTGGTGCAGGCGCTGAAGCGGCTGGTTCTGGTGGCCTATCAGCGCGGTGAAGGCGCAGACCTGCCGGAAGATGTCGCGGCCATTCTGAACGCGCGCACCGAGGTGCGGCTGTGAGCGGGCGGGCAGAGGAGGCTGTGCAGGCGGCGCTGATGGCGCTGCTGCGCAGCGACGCGGATGTGAAGTCCGTGTTCGGAACGCCCGCCCGCGTGCTCGACGCGGAGAGCGAGGAACCGCTCTATCCCTACGCGCTGATCGACCGGCACGAGACGAGCCCCGCCGGGGCGAGCCTTGTGGATGGGCTGGAGCATCGCATCACGCTGGCCTGCTACTCCCGCGACTATGGCGTGCGCGGCGCGAAACAGTGCCTGTCTACCCTGCGCGCAGCGGTGGAGGGCGCGGACTGGGCGGTGGAGGGGCAGCACGTGGTGCTGTCGCAGGTCATCTTCGCGGACGCCATGCGCACGCCGGACAAGCGCGCCTTTCGCGGCGTGGTGCGGATACGGATCATTACAGAGGAGGCAGCCTGATGGCGGGGCAGAAAGGCAGGGATATCCTGCTGAAGATTTCAGACGGGGTGGGTGCTTACGTCACGCTGGCGGGCATCCGTGCGAGCCGGATCCAGCTGTCGGCCGCCCTGGTGGACGCTACCAGCGCTGACAGCCCGGAGGCGTGGCGGGAATTGCTGGCGGGCGCAGGCGCGAAGGCGGCGAAGGTCACCGGCCGGGGCGTGTTCAAGGATGCCGCCAGCGATGCGCGCATGCGGGCGGTCTTGTTCGCAGGCGAGGCGCCGGACTGGCAGTTCATCCTGCCGGATTTCGGCACGCTGGCAGGGGCGTTCCAGGTGAGTGAACTCAGCTGGAGCGGCGAGCATGACGGCGAAGCAGAATTCTCCGTCACGCTGGAAAGCGCTGGTCTTGTCAGCTTTGAGGCGATGCCATGAACGCGGCGCGGGGAGAGACGGCTCTGGCCATCGGCGGCGTGCGGCGGCGCCTGTGCCTGACGTTGGGCGCACTGGCGGAGATCGAAGCGGCCTTCGGCTGCAAACGGATGAGCGAGCTGGACGCGCGGCTGCGCAGTCTTTCCGCCGCAGACCTGACGCTTGTGCTGGCGGCCCTGTTGCGGGGCGGCGGGGAGGATGAGGCCGCCGCCCGCCTCGGCAGTGCGGACGTCTCTCCCGGTGCAGCGGCCCGGGCGGTGGCGGAGGCGTTCCGGCTGGGGCTGGCGGCGTAATGTTTCCGTGGAGGGACATGTTGCGCGCGGCGCTGTCGGCCGGGATCACGCCGGACGCGTTCTGGCGCCTGTCCCTGCGCGAATGGCGCTGGCTGGCGGGTGAGCGCGGCGACGCGATGAGCCGGGCGCAGCTCGCGGCGCTGATGGGGGCCTATCCGGATGGAGAAGAGGAATGAATAATTTCGAACAGGATCTTGCCTCGGCGGCCGATGCGCTGCAGGCGCTGGCAGACGGGCCGGGGGTAGAGGCGGCAAGCGCGCTGGAGGCGGCCTTCGGGCAGGCGGGCGCGCGCATCGAAGCGACGCTGACGCAGGCGGCGCGCAGCGGCGAGCTGGATTTCCAGCGCATGGCCGATGCCATCCTGCGCGACATCGCGCGGGTGGCCGCCGAAGCCGTGTTCAATGGCGGGCCGTCCTCCTCCGCCCTGAACGTCAACATGAACTTTGCGCAGGGGACGGAACAGTCCGCTGTCACCGGACGCAACGCCATTGGCGCCGTGCTGGCGCGTCTGGTCAGCCAGGGAGGGCGGTTCCTGTGAGTCTCAGCAATTTTCATGAAGTGAATTTCCCCGTGCCACTGGCGCTGGCAGCAAGCGGCGGGCCGGAGCGGAAGACGGAAGTCGTCACACTGGCGAGCGGAGCGGAGGCGCGCAATGCGCTGTGGGCAGGTAGCCGCCGCCGCTGGGATGTGGGCAGCGCGGTGACGCGGCTGGACACGCTGCAGACCGTGGTTGCCTTCTTCGAGGCGCGTGGCGGGCGGCTGAACGGGTTCCGCTTCCGCGATGCGCTGGATGATCGCAGCTGCGCGCCCGGCGCCGCGGTGAGTGCCACCGATCAGGTGATCGGTACGGGCGACGGGGTGACGGACACGTTCCAGCTGGTGAAGGCCTATGGCGGCTACGCCCGGCGCATCCTGAAGCCTGTGGCGGGCAGTGTGGTGGTCGCGGTGGATGGCGCCCCCGTGTCTGCGAGCGTGGACGCGGCAACCGGGCTCGTCACGCTGGAGGCGGCCCCGGCAGAGGGCGCGGTGGTGACGGCAGGCTACCGGTTCGATTGCCCGGTCCGGTTCGATGCCGACCGGCTGGACGTGAACCTTGAAGCCTTCGGCGCAGGCCGTGTGCTGAGTATTCCCCTGATTGAGCTGGTGGGCTGACACATGCGTCTGATGACAAGTGAATTTGCCGCGCGGCTGGCGAGCGGCGCGACGACGACCTGCCTGTGCTGGCGGCTGACACGCGGCGATGGCTTCGTGCTGGCCGCGACGGAGCATGACCGGGCGCTGCTTGTGGACGGGGTGACCTATTCACCGGGCGGGGCGCTCAGCGCGGGCAGTTTCACGCAGAGCGCCGGGCTGCAACCGGGGCAGGCCGCAGCAGGCGGCGTGCTGGCCGATGAGGCGATCACCGAGGCGGATCTGGCCGCGGGCCTGTGGGATGGCGCACGCGTCGATGTGCTGCGCGTCGACTGGGAGCGTCCGGACCTGTTCGTGCAGATCTGGAGTGGGCGCCTCAGCGAGGTGACGCGCGGGCCCGGCGGGTTCGAGGCAGAACTGGTGTCTCTCAAGGCGGATCTGGAGCGGCCCGTGGGGCGGGTCTATGCGCGGGCCTGCGATGCGGTGCTGGGCGATGCACGCTGCGGCGTGGATACGGGCGGTTTTCCGGGGCTCACCTGCGACCAGCGGTTCGCGACCTGCCGGGACGTGTTCGGAAATGAAGAGAACTTCCGGGGCTTCCCGCACCTTCCGGGGGCGGAGTTTGTGCTGGAAGGCCCGGCAGCGACGGGCAATAATGGGGGCAAGCGATGACACGATCAGAAGTAGTGGCCGCCGCGCGCGGCTGGATCGGTACGCCGTACCGGCATCAGGCGAGCCTGAAGGGCGCAGGCTGTGACTGCCTTGGCCTTGTGCGCGGCGTGTGGCGGGAACTGGTGGGGCCAGAGCCGGAAGCCGCGCCCGCCTATTCGCCCGACTGGGCCGAAGCGCTCGGCGAAGAGACATTGCTGGAAGCCGCGCGGCGGCATCTGACCGAAGTGCCGGTAGGCACAGCGGCGGCGGGCGATGTGCTGTTGTTCCGCATGGCGGCAGGCGTGCCGGCGAAACATTGCGGCATCGCGACCGGCGAAGGCACGCTGGTGCACGCCTATTGGGGGCGGGCGGCGGTGGAGACGCGGCTGGTGCCGTGGTGGCAGCGACGGGTGGTTGCGGCGTTCCGCTTCCCGGGCGTGGAGGATTAAGGCATGGCGCAGATCGTATTGTCTCAGGCGGGCGCGGCGCTGGGGCGGCAATTGTTGCCGCAGGGATTGAAATTCCTTGGAACGCAGGTAGCGGGCGCTGCGATCGGCCGGGCGGCGGGGGCATTGGCGGGCAGTCTGATTGATGCGCGGCTGGCCCCGCCGGTGGACGGGCCGCGTGTGAAGACGCTGCCGGTGATGGAATCGCGCGAAGGCGTTGGCATTCCCTCGGTCTATGGGCGCATGCGGGTGGCCGGGCAGGTGATCTGGGCCTCAAGGTTTCGGGAGCATCGCACGACGCAGTCCAGCGGCAGCAAGGGCGGCCCCCGCGTGACGACCTATGATTATACGGTGAGCCTCGCGGTCGCGCTGGGCGAAGGCCCGGTGCTGGCGGTGCAGCGCGCCTGGGCGAATGGCGAGGCGTTCGACCTGTCGCAGGTGACGCATCGCCTCTATCGCGGGGACGAGACGCAGGACGCCGATCCGCTGATCGAAATGATCGAGGGCGCGGCCCCGGCCTATCGCGGCACGGCCTATATCGTGTTCGAGGATCTGCCGCTGGACGATTTCGGCAACCGCATCCCGCAGCTGAGTTTCGAGATCATCCGTGTGCCGCCGGGGGGTGACACGCCCGGGCTGGAGGCGTCTGTTCCCGGGGTGAACATCATTCCGGCGTCCGGCGAGTTTGTCTATGCAACGCAGATCGTGCGCGAGCACCTGCGCCGGGGGCAGGAGCGGGCGCTGAATGCAAATTCCGGTGAGGCACGGGCGGACTTCCTCGTCTCGTTGGATCAGTTGGAGGCAGACCTGCCACGTGTGAACCGGGCGGCGCTGACGGTCGGCTGGTTCGGCACGGATGTGGCGGCGGGGAGCTGTCAGATCCATCCGGGCGTGGAGACACGGGAACGGGTGACGGTGCCTCAGGGCTGGCGCGTTGCGGGCATCGACCGGGCGGGGGCTTATGTCGTCTCGCGCGATGAAGACGACCGGCCGAATTATGGCGGCACGCCGTCGGATGAATGCGTGAAGCAGGCCATTCGGGAGATGACCGCGCGGGGCATCGCGGTAACCTTCTCGCCCTTCCTGTTCATGGACAGCGAAGGCTTTCCCTGGCGCGGACGTATCGGCGTCAGCGCGGATGGGACGGCAGCGGCGCGCAGCGAGATCGAAGCCTTCGTCAACGGGGCGGCGGGCTTCCGGCGGTTCATCCTGCACTATGCCAATTTGTGCGCGGCGGCGGGCGGCGTGGAGGCGTTCCTGATCGGCAGCGAGATGGTGGGGCTGACGCGGGTGCGCGATGAGGCTGGGGCGTTTCCGTTTGTGGAAGCGCTGGTGGCATTGGCCGCAGAGGTGAAGGCGATCCTGCCGGGGGCGAAGGTGTCTTATGCGGCGGACTGGACGGAGTATGGTGCCTATGTGCCGCCTGACGCCAGCGGCGATGTCCTGTTCCCGCTGGACGATTTGTGGGCGAGCCCGAACGTGGATTTCGTCGGGATCGACTGGTATCCGCCCATGGGCGACTGGCGCAGCGGGACGGATCATCTCGACGCGCTGGCCGGGTATGAAGGGCCGGATGATCCGGACTATCTCACCTTCCAGATCAGCGGCGGCGAAGCCTATGACTGGTACTATGCCAGCCAGGCGGACCGGGACGCGCAGGTGCGTACACCGATCAATGACACGGCCCATGGCGAGCATTGGGTGTTCCGCGCGAAGGATCTGGCCAGCTGGGCCGGGAATGCGCACTATCCGCGCCCCGGCGGGGTACGGGCGGCGGCGCCGACGGGCTGGGTGCCGGGCGCGAAGCCTGTGCGTCTGAGTGAGATCGGCTTTGGCGCAGTGGACAAGGGCGGCAATGCGCCGAACCTGTTCTATGATCCGAAGAGCACCGAGAGCGCCCTGCCGCCATACTCCAGCGGATCGCGGGATGATGTGTTCCAGCGTCAGGCGCTGGCGGTGACGCTGGCGCATTGGGAGGCGAGCCCGCTTGTGGAGGCCGCGATGGTGTGGGCGTGGGACGGGCGCCCGTTCCCGGCCTGGCCCCTGCGCGATGATGTCTGGGGCGACGGAGCCAACTGGGCCCGCGGGCACTGGCTGAACGGGCGGGCGGGCCTTGCCACGCTGGGCGATGTGGTGCGGGACATCTGTGCGCGCGGCGGCGTGGAGACCGTGGAGACAGGGGCGCTGGATGGCGTCGTGCAGGGCTTCGCGCTGGACGGCGTCTACAGTGTGCGCGGCGCGCTGGAGCCGCTGAAACTGGCTTTCGGCTTTGAGGCTGTCGAGCGGGACGGCGCGATCGTGTTCCGCATGGAAGGCGATGGGCCGGTCCATGAGATCGACAGTGGGCGGATCGGCGAGGACGGCCTCTCTGCCACCCGCCACCTGCTGGATAAAGCGCCCGGCCGGTTGCGCCTGCAATTTGTCGACGGGGCGGAGAGCTTCGGTCCGGCACTGGCGGAAGCGCGCCGGGCGGGGGGCGACATGCGGCTGGTCGCCGATGCGAGCCTGCCGCTGCTGCTGTCCTCGATTGAGGCGGAGGAGATTGCGGGGCGGCTGCTGGCCCAGGCCACGCAGGCTGAGACGGCGGAGATTACGCTGCCGCTGTCCGGTCTTGCGGTGGAGCCGGGCGATGCGGTGCAGCTGGATGGCGGCGCGCTGTGGCGGGTGGATCAGGTGGTGGACCGGGGCGCAGAACGCGTCCTGTCGCTCAGGGAAGACCCGCCGGAAGCGAACCGGGTTCGCGCGGTCGGGACGGGCGGCGTCCCCGCGCCAGCGCCTGTGTTCGGCGGCGTGGACCTGATCCTTGCCGACGGGCCGCGCCTTGCCGGAGAGACATCCGGCTTGCGTGTCGCTGCCTGGGCCGATCCCTGGCCGGGGGAAGTCACCATTCTGGCCGGGCCGGACGCAGGTACGATGACAGAGCGGGCGAGGCTGACGCGTCCGGCCGTGACGGGGACGCTCACCGAAGCTGTCGACGCGGGGCCGGTCGGCCGGTGGGACCGGGGCAACATGCTCCTTGTGGAAACATCCGGCGGTTTTGCCAGCCTGCCATGGGCGCAGGTGCTGTCAGGCGGCAACATGCTGCTTCTGGAAACGGGCGAAGGCTGGGAACTGATTCAGTTCGAGACGGCAGATCTGGTGGGGCCGGACCAATGGGCCTTGTCGGGTCTCCTGCGCGGGCAGCGGGGCAGTGTCAGTGCGGCCGCTGAGGCCGGGGCGCGAGTTCTGCTGCTGGATGGCGCGGATGCGCTGGCGGCGGTGTCACCGGATGAGATCGGCGTGGCGCTGGACTGGCGCGGGCCGCAGGATGAGCCGGTGCCGGTCTCGTTCGCGGACGAAGGCGGGCGCCCCTGGCCGGTTTGCCATCTTCGCACATTGGACAGGCAGCTCAGCTGGGTGCGCCGCGGTGCAGACCTGCCGGAGAGCTGGGCTCTGCCGGAGGGCGACAATGTCGGCAAGTTCGCCGTCGAATTCGATACGGGCAGCGGTTTTACAGGCGAGACCCGGCTGGAAACGCCGTCGGCTGCCATCCCGGCGGGGGCAGTTACGGCGCGTGTCGCTGAAATCGGCGCAGATGGCCGCACCGGCCCATGGGTTTCAATCCCCCTCGGGACACCTTAACTGTATGGCAGAAAATGATTTACCAGAAGGATCCGACTCACTTGGCCATCGACCCCTATATCGTGCTCGGCGTTCCGCGCTCGGCGACGGAGGCCGAGATCAAGAAGGCTTACCGGGCAAAGGCGAAAGCCCTGCATCCGGACCAGCACAAGGATGATCCGAAGAAGGCAGAAGAGTTCAAGCGTGTCTCGGCGGCCTACGAAATCCTTGGCGACAAGGAAAAGAAGGCCAAATTCGACCGCGGCGAGATCGACGGCGACGGAAACCCGACCGGATTTGCCGGCGGGGGGCATGCCGGCGCCCATCCCGGTGGCGGCGGGTTCCGCTGGCAAAGCACGTCCGGCAAAAGCCCGTTCGAAGGCGCACAGGGCGACCCGTTTGAAGACATTCTCTCCGGCATGTTCGGCGGTGGCCGGTCCCGCCGGGGCGGACCGGGGCCGCAAAAGGGCCGCGATGTCCGCTACCGCGTGCAGGTCGAATTCGAGGATGCCGTGCTTGGCGCGCGCCGCCGCATGACCATGGCCGACGGCCGGGCGCTCGACGTCAATATTCCCGCAGGTATCGATTCCGGACAGACACTGCGTCTGAAAAGCCAGGGCCAGCAATCGCCTTATGGCGGCCCGCCCGGCGACGCGCTGCTCGAAATCGAGGTGCGTCCATCGAAGATCTGGGAGCGGGACGGCAAGGATCTGCGCATGAAACTGCCCATCGGCCTGAAAGAGGCGGTGCTGGGCGGCAGCGTGGAAGTGAAGACGCCGTCCGGCCATGTGACGCTGAAAGTGCCCGCAGGGTCCAATACCGGCGCGCAATTGCGCCTGAAGGGCAAGGGCGTGAAGACCTCGCCGCCGGGAGACCTTTATGTCCGGCTGGAAATCGTCCTGGAAAACCCCAAGGATGAAGGCCTGCGCAAATGGGCGGAGAAGTCCTGACGCCTGCTCATGTCCGCCACAGGGTTGATCGCCATTAGCCGTCTGGCAGGCCGATCCGGCACTGAACGAAAGTAAACGGTATCGTTCACTTCACATTCAGAGCTGCGCCCTTATACGGCAGGGTATGAAACGGATTGCTGCCCTTTTTCTGGCACTTGGCCTCGTTGTCGCGCCTGCCGCGTCCGCGCAGGGCTGGATGAACCAGTTCTCGCCCGGTCAGGCGCGCGATTCGCGCAATCAGGGGCGGACAGTGCCGCTCAGCCAGATTTTCAACAAGCTGAAGCAGCAATATGGCGGCTACCAGCTGAGCGCGGATCTGTACGACAAGGGCAATGGCAAATCGGTCTATGAGATCGACTGGATGACCAAGGACGGCCGCAAAATGCATTTCGTGGTCGATG
Coding sequences:
- a CDS encoding phage major tail protein, TP901-1 family, yielding MAGQKGRDILLKISDGVGAYVTLAGIRASRIQLSAALVDATSADSPEAWRELLAGAGAKAAKVTGRGVFKDAASDARMRAVLFAGEAPDWQFILPDFGTLAGAFQVSELSWSGEHDGEAEFSVTLESAGLVSFEAMP
- a CDS encoding phage major capsid protein codes for the protein MTKETKMAGGNKAAEADLIAAFEAFREANDARLAEIESKGVSDPLTDERLARIDRRLEALSLKMARPEAGAAPAAEPDARTEAWGRYLRQGDDSGLAKLDVKALNTGTDAQGGYVAPPELDRLIEARLLAASPMRQIATVRQTSAGTYRKPVSLGAAASWVAEEGARTETTHSGLALLEFPAGELYAMPAATQALLEDSYADIDAWLADEVENAFAAQESAAFVTGNGANKPKGFLDYEIVAEASHVWGKVGSVAGDFGAANAADQLIDLIYTPKSQFRANGRFVMNRRTVAAVRKLKDGDGRYLWQPGTGGDPATILGYPVTEVEDMPDIGSGNAAIAFGDFRRFYLIADRQGARVLRDPFSAKPYVLFYTTKRVGGGVQNFDAAKVMVF
- a CDS encoding phage tail assembly chaperone, whose translation is MFPWRDMLRAALSAGITPDAFWRLSLREWRWLAGERGDAMSRAQLAALMGAYPDGEEE
- a CDS encoding HK97 family phage prohead protease; amino-acid sequence: MSELLIEGYAALFGIPDQSGDVVRAGAFAHTLRSGAALPMLLQHRQGALAGRWTRVIEDGRGLLMRGLIEKPGVQQLVRGGLSGLSIGFRPRLWKPLPGGGRELIEVDLVEVSLVQAPMQARARFTVMETVAAHAA
- a CDS encoding GTA-gp10 family protein, producing MNAARGETALAIGGVRRRLCLTLGALAEIEAAFGCKRMSELDARLRSLSAADLTLVLAALLRGGGEDEAAARLGSADVSPGAAARAVAEAFRLGLAA
- a CDS encoding DUF3168 domain-containing protein translates to MSGRAEEAVQAALMALLRSDADVKSVFGTPARVLDAESEEPLYPYALIDRHETSPAGASLVDGLEHRITLACYSRDYGVRGAKQCLSTLRAAVEGADWAVEGQHVVLSQVIFADAMRTPDKRAFRGVVRIRIITEEAA
- a CDS encoding phage tail tape measure C-terminal domain-containing protein, with product MNNFEQDLASAADALQALADGPGVEAASALEAAFGQAGARIEATLTQAARSGELDFQRMADAILRDIARVAAEAVFNGGPSSSALNVNMNFAQGTEQSAVTGRNAIGAVLARLVSQGGRFL
- a CDS encoding phage portal protein translates to MAWNWRSGKNRHESKSAPPLVALTGPGGPNWGARDGAALTRDGYLRNAVAYRCIRMVAEAAASVPLVTAHEAAARLIRKPAPDVAGPAFLEGVYTQLQLHGNAFIEAVTLPGGPDDEGPGIDALYALQPGRVRPITDGRGWAERWAVRERRGERMLPREAVLHLKLFHPQDDILGLPALAPARRALDLHNASADWAKSLIDNSAKPSGALIYGGHGRMPPDQFDRLKQDLDALYSGAANAGRPLLLEGGLDWRPMSLSPADMDFLEARNSAAREIALALGVPPQLLGIPGDNTYTNYKEANLAFWRMTVLPLAEKMAASLSVWLDEPLGGDVEVRCDLDRVPALSAEREALWARLEAASFATPDEKRKLAGLG
- a CDS encoding AAA family ATPase, producing the protein MSARVISIANSKGGVGKTTTTVSLAEAFAAEGRRVLVVDLDTQANASLLVFGHEGDEHLFQAINDYATISDWLLENFEANEQKRLSEFIVTDASDVTSGGKPLPLDLIPSSPRLRKTEKELIYHLTEQGYSMQALENQVGRRLRDDFNLLKAKYDVILCDCPPGISTMTESVLAASHLVIVPTIPDFMSTLGLDLFTGDVMEGLRDRDVKRLPMVLATRYDNSSHQQVVLNAMREAAAAQEAEFDMFKTIIPMKSGFATNPIELGPEPTIEAKWADGALPVIKDLLAEVKAALA